One segment of Alnus glutinosa chromosome 2, dhAlnGlut1.1, whole genome shotgun sequence DNA contains the following:
- the LOC133862036 gene encoding uncharacterized protein LOC133862036 isoform X2, producing the protein MEGEAGEFLDWELLHNSDNTGLVNSVGAALVEPSEKDGTPRNFEGIEGDSEGMIRSDHFSLENRERHAKTAVEGDVSEEGDSVQSDNPSWVDPGSETRYARRNSGEFWSDSSSDRSDERKVGEFDSKHELGLSETVKSQVGFEGIEEMKPGNENWGKLGPDESKFRELDVKHKDSSKFWSDSGGDALVSMEFGDNYENQRERLEISSDLDGGNGSIENKAGADAVVKSDTKSGGEGDRRRVVWWKVPLEVLKYCVFRASPVWSFSMAAAVMGLVILGRRLYKMKRKSQNLQLKVTIDDKVSQFMSHAARLNEAFSVVRRVPIIRPSLPAPGVTPWPAMSLR; encoded by the exons ATGGAGGGAGAGGCTGGGGAGTTTCTAGACTGGGAGCTGCTCCACAACTCGGACAATACTGGCCTGGTTAACTCGGTGGGTGCCGCCCTGGTTGAGCCGTCCGAGAAGGATGGAACTCCGAGGAATTTTGAGGGAATCGAGGGTGACTCGGAGGGCATGATCAGGTCCGATCACTTCTCTCTCGAGAATCGGGAGAGGCATGCCAAGACTGCTGTGGAGGGTGATGTGAGCGAGGAGGGTGACTCGGTTCAGTCGGACAATCCGAGTTGGGTCGATCCGGGGTCTGAGACTCGGTACGCTAGGAGGAACTCGGGTGAATTCTGGTCCGATTCGAGTAGCGATCGTTCCGATGAGCGTAAAGTTGGTGAATTTGATTCTAAACACGAACTGGGTCTTTCAGAAACTGTGAAAAGCCAGGTGGGTTTTGAAGGAATTGAAGAAATGAAACCTGGGAATGAAAATTGGGGTAAATTGGGCCCAGATGAGAGTAAATTTAGGGAGTTGGATGTGAAACATAAGGATTCAAGCAAGTTCTGGTCTGATTCTGGCGGGGACGCTTTGGTTTCGATGGAATTCGGGGATAATTATGAGAACCAACGAGAACGGTTGGAGATTTCGAGTGATTTGGACGGTGGAAATGGCTCGATTGAGAACAAAGCAGGTGCAGATGCAGTAGTGAAATCAGATACGAAATCGGGCGGTGAGGGAGACAGGAGGAGGGTAGTTTGGTGGAAGGTTCCTCTTGAAGTCTTGAAGTATTGTGTTTTTAGAGCTAGCCCGGTTTGGTCGTTCTCCATGGCCGCCGCAGTGATGGGACTCGTTATCTTGGGAAGGAGATTGTATAAGATGAAGAGGAAGAGCCAGAACTTGCAGCTGAAGGTTACTATTGATGATAAG GTGTCGCAGTTCATGAGCCATGCTGCACGTCTTAATGAAGCGTTTTCGGTGGTTAGGCGGGTCCCCATTATACGGCCTTCGCTGCCGGCCCCTGGCGTGACTCCATGGCCTGCAATGAGTTTGAGATGA
- the LOC133862036 gene encoding uncharacterized protein LOC133862036 isoform X1 → MEGEAGEFLDWELLHNSDNTGLVNSVGAALVEPSEKDGTPRNFEGIEGDSEGMIRSDHFSLENRERHAKTAVEGDVSEEGDSVQSDNPSWVDPGSETRYARRNSGEFWSDSSSDRSDERKVGEFDSKHELGLSETVKSQVGFEGIEEMKPGNENWGKLGPDESKFRELDVKHKDSSKFWSDSGGDALVSMEFGDNYENQRERLEISSDLDGGNGSIENKAGADAVVKSDTKSGGEGDRRRVVWWKVPLEVLKYCVFRASPVWSFSMAAAVMGLVILGRRLYKMKRKSQNLQLKVTIDDKKVSQFMSHAARLNEAFSVVRRVPIIRPSLPAPGVTPWPAMSLR, encoded by the exons ATGGAGGGAGAGGCTGGGGAGTTTCTAGACTGGGAGCTGCTCCACAACTCGGACAATACTGGCCTGGTTAACTCGGTGGGTGCCGCCCTGGTTGAGCCGTCCGAGAAGGATGGAACTCCGAGGAATTTTGAGGGAATCGAGGGTGACTCGGAGGGCATGATCAGGTCCGATCACTTCTCTCTCGAGAATCGGGAGAGGCATGCCAAGACTGCTGTGGAGGGTGATGTGAGCGAGGAGGGTGACTCGGTTCAGTCGGACAATCCGAGTTGGGTCGATCCGGGGTCTGAGACTCGGTACGCTAGGAGGAACTCGGGTGAATTCTGGTCCGATTCGAGTAGCGATCGTTCCGATGAGCGTAAAGTTGGTGAATTTGATTCTAAACACGAACTGGGTCTTTCAGAAACTGTGAAAAGCCAGGTGGGTTTTGAAGGAATTGAAGAAATGAAACCTGGGAATGAAAATTGGGGTAAATTGGGCCCAGATGAGAGTAAATTTAGGGAGTTGGATGTGAAACATAAGGATTCAAGCAAGTTCTGGTCTGATTCTGGCGGGGACGCTTTGGTTTCGATGGAATTCGGGGATAATTATGAGAACCAACGAGAACGGTTGGAGATTTCGAGTGATTTGGACGGTGGAAATGGCTCGATTGAGAACAAAGCAGGTGCAGATGCAGTAGTGAAATCAGATACGAAATCGGGCGGTGAGGGAGACAGGAGGAGGGTAGTTTGGTGGAAGGTTCCTCTTGAAGTCTTGAAGTATTGTGTTTTTAGAGCTAGCCCGGTTTGGTCGTTCTCCATGGCCGCCGCAGTGATGGGACTCGTTATCTTGGGAAGGAGATTGTATAAGATGAAGAGGAAGAGCCAGAACTTGCAGCTGAAGGTTACTATTGATGATAAG AAGGTGTCGCAGTTCATGAGCCATGCTGCACGTCTTAATGAAGCGTTTTCGGTGGTTAGGCGGGTCCCCATTATACGGCCTTCGCTGCCGGCCCCTGGCGTGACTCCATGGCCTGCAATGAGTTTGAGATGA
- the LOC133862037 gene encoding C-type lectin receptor-like tyrosine-protein kinase At1g52310 isoform X5 — MRSSQSWNESETLCKGYGGHLLALTSFQELSFARSLCGEVAKGCWIGGRGINSTIGSGWKWSDNTYYWNASIFPDATVQSNCSSLSCHINNSFDLCTLVTNGSASLVSEKCNMSHAFICMIDIGSICHHLHCHKEYLIILAVVSGLILCTTLAVVVWLLAYKRSKKRRRSRKLSNPAASALVPPSWKVFAKEELKSITKNFSEGNRLVGDAKTGGTYSGLLPDGSRVAVKRLKRSSFQRKKEFYSEIGRVARLHHPNLVAVKGCCYDHGDRYIVYEFIVNGPLDRWLHHIPRGGRSLDWAMRMKIATTLAQGIAFLHDKVKPHVVHRDIRASNVLLDEEFGAHLMGVGLSKFVPYEVMHERTVMAGGTYGYLAPEFVYRNELTTKSDVYSFGVLLLEIVSGRRPAQAVDSVGWQSIFEWATPLVQAHRYPDLLDPHISSSSSDIPEAGVIQKVVDLVYACTQHVPSMRPRMSHVVHQLQQLAQPPIVK, encoded by the exons ATGCGAAGCTCCCAGTCATGGAATGAGTCAGAGACCCTCTGTAAAGGTTATGGTGGGCATTTGCTAGCAttaacatcatttcaagaactGAGCTTTGCTCGTAGCCTATGTGGTGAAGTTGCCAAAGGCTGTTGGATTGGAGGAAGAGGTATCAACTCTACTATCGGCTCTGGTTGGAAGTGGTCAGATAATACATATTATTGGAATGCGTCCATCTTTCCTGATGCAACTGTTCAATCCAATTGCTCTAGTTTGTCCTGCCACATCAACAATTCGTTTGATTTATGTACACTGGTGACTAATGGATCAGCATCTCTTGTTAGTGAGAAATGCAACATGTCTCATGCTTTTATATGCATGATTGATATAG GAAGCATATGCCACCACTTGCACTGCCACAAGGAATATCTTATCATCCTTGCAGTTGTAAGTGGCTTGATCCTCTGCACCACATTAGCTGTAGTAGTTTGGCTTCTTGCCTACAAGCGGAGCAAGAAGCGCAGACGGTCTCGCAAACTATCTAATCCGGCAGCTTCTGCATTAGTCCCCCCATCATGGAAAGTCTTCGCCAAAGAGGAACTAAAGTCAATTACAAAGAACTTTAGTGAAGGAAACCGTCTAGTTGGAGATGCCAAGACGGGTGGCACGTATAGTGGCCTTCTACCTGATGGCTCAAGGGTGGCAGTTAAGAGGTTGAAGAGATCTAGCTTTCAGAGGAAAAAGGAGTTCTATTCTGAAATTGGAAGGGTTGCAAGGCTTCACCATCCAAATTTGGTGGCCGTAAAGGGATGTTGCTATGATCATGGTGACCGCTACATTGTTTACGAGTTCATAGTTAATGGGCCCTTGGATAGATGGCTACACCACATCCCAAGGGGGGGCCGGAGCTTAGATTGGGCTATGAGAATGAAAATTGCCACAACTCTTGCTCAAGGAATTgc ATTCCTGCATGACAAGGTTAAGCCACATGTTGTGCATCGAGATATACGTGCCAGTAATGTACTACTTGATGAAGAGTTTGGAGCACATTTAATGGGGGTTGGCCTATCAAAGTTTGTGCCATATGAAGTGATGCATGAGCGGACTGTGATGGCTGGTGGCACGTATGGATACCTTGCTCCAGAATTTGTGTACAGAAATGAGCTTACAACAAAGAGTGATGTATATAGTTTTGGTGTGCTGCTGCTTGAAATTGTGAGTGGGCGTAGGCCTGCACAGGCAGTTGATTCGGTAGGTTGGCAGAGTATTTTTGAATGGGCTACGCCTCTGGTTCAGGCTCATCGCTACCCAGATCTCTTGGATCCtcacatatcttcttcttcttctgatatTCCGGAGGCTGGTGTCATTCAAAAGGTGGTAGACCTTGTTTACGCTTGCACACAGCATGTCCCATCTATGCGCCCCAGAATGTCTCATGTTGTCCATCAGCTGCAACAGTTGGCCCAGCCACCTATTGTAAAGTGA
- the LOC133862037 gene encoding C-type lectin receptor-like tyrosine-protein kinase At1g52310 isoform X1: MKLTLADLQLVLLLITCALLRVQASVNTGFNGSSEAGKGVSSCPNGWVIGLNKSKCFGYMRSSQSWNESETLCKGYGGHLLALTSFQELSFARSLCGEVAKGCWIGGRGINSTIGSGWKWSDNTYYWNASIFPDATVQSNCSSLSCHINNSFDLCTLVTNGSASLVSEKCNMSHAFICMIDIGSICHHLHCHKEYLIILAVVSGLILCTTLAVVVWLLAYKRSKKRRRSRKLSNPAASALVPPSWKVFAKEELKSITKNFSEGNRLVGDAKTGGTYSGLLPDGSRVAVKRLKRSSFQRKKEFYSEIGRVARLHHPNLVAVKGCCYDHGDRYIVYEFIVNGPLDRWLHHIPRGGRSLDWAMRMKIATTLAQGIAFLHDKVKPHVVHRDIRASNVLLDEEFGAHLMGVGLSKFVPYEVMHERTVMAGGTYGYLAPEFVYRNELTTKSDVYSFGVLLLEIVSGRRPAQAVDSVGWQSIFEWATPLVQAHRYPDLLDPHISSSSSDIPEAGVIQKVVDLVYACTQHVPSMRPRMSHVVHQLQQLAQPPIVK, from the exons atgAAGCTGACACTAGCTGATCTGCAACTTGTACTGCTCCTCATTACTTGTGCTCTGCTCCGCGTACAAGCTTCGGTAAATACA ggaTTTAACGGCTCGAGTGAAGCTGGTAAAGGTGTGT CATCGTGTCCTAATGGTTGGGTCATTGGCCTTAATAAAAGTAAATGCTTTGGTTATATGCGAAGCTCCCAGTCATGGAATGAGTCAGAGACCCTCTGTAAAGGTTATGGTGGGCATTTGCTAGCAttaacatcatttcaagaactGAGCTTTGCTCGTAGCCTATGTGGTGAAGTTGCCAAAGGCTGTTGGATTGGAGGAAGAGGTATCAACTCTACTATCGGCTCTGGTTGGAAGTGGTCAGATAATACATATTATTGGAATGCGTCCATCTTTCCTGATGCAACTGTTCAATCCAATTGCTCTAGTTTGTCCTGCCACATCAACAATTCGTTTGATTTATGTACACTGGTGACTAATGGATCAGCATCTCTTGTTAGTGAGAAATGCAACATGTCTCATGCTTTTATATGCATGATTGATATAG GAAGCATATGCCACCACTTGCACTGCCACAAGGAATATCTTATCATCCTTGCAGTTGTAAGTGGCTTGATCCTCTGCACCACATTAGCTGTAGTAGTTTGGCTTCTTGCCTACAAGCGGAGCAAGAAGCGCAGACGGTCTCGCAAACTATCTAATCCGGCAGCTTCTGCATTAGTCCCCCCATCATGGAAAGTCTTCGCCAAAGAGGAACTAAAGTCAATTACAAAGAACTTTAGTGAAGGAAACCGTCTAGTTGGAGATGCCAAGACGGGTGGCACGTATAGTGGCCTTCTACCTGATGGCTCAAGGGTGGCAGTTAAGAGGTTGAAGAGATCTAGCTTTCAGAGGAAAAAGGAGTTCTATTCTGAAATTGGAAGGGTTGCAAGGCTTCACCATCCAAATTTGGTGGCCGTAAAGGGATGTTGCTATGATCATGGTGACCGCTACATTGTTTACGAGTTCATAGTTAATGGGCCCTTGGATAGATGGCTACACCACATCCCAAGGGGGGGCCGGAGCTTAGATTGGGCTATGAGAATGAAAATTGCCACAACTCTTGCTCAAGGAATTgc ATTCCTGCATGACAAGGTTAAGCCACATGTTGTGCATCGAGATATACGTGCCAGTAATGTACTACTTGATGAAGAGTTTGGAGCACATTTAATGGGGGTTGGCCTATCAAAGTTTGTGCCATATGAAGTGATGCATGAGCGGACTGTGATGGCTGGTGGCACGTATGGATACCTTGCTCCAGAATTTGTGTACAGAAATGAGCTTACAACAAAGAGTGATGTATATAGTTTTGGTGTGCTGCTGCTTGAAATTGTGAGTGGGCGTAGGCCTGCACAGGCAGTTGATTCGGTAGGTTGGCAGAGTATTTTTGAATGGGCTACGCCTCTGGTTCAGGCTCATCGCTACCCAGATCTCTTGGATCCtcacatatcttcttcttcttctgatatTCCGGAGGCTGGTGTCATTCAAAAGGTGGTAGACCTTGTTTACGCTTGCACACAGCATGTCCCATCTATGCGCCCCAGAATGTCTCATGTTGTCCATCAGCTGCAACAGTTGGCCCAGCCACCTATTGTAAAGTGA
- the LOC133862037 gene encoding C-type lectin receptor-like tyrosine-protein kinase At1g52310 isoform X3, with protein MKLTLADLQLVLLLITCALLRVQASGFNGSSEAGKGVSSCPNGWVIGLNKSKCFGYMRSSQSWNESETLCKGYGGHLLALTSFQELSFARSLCGEVAKGCWIGGRGINSTIGSGWKWSDNTYYWNASIFPDATVQSNCSSLSCHINNSFDLCTLVTNGSASLVSEKCNMSHAFICMIDIGSICHHLHCHKEYLIILAVVSGLILCTTLAVVVWLLAYKRSKKRRRSRKLSNPAASALVPPSWKVFAKEELKSITKNFSEGNRLVGDAKTGGTYSGLLPDGSRVAVKRLKRSSFQRKKEFYSEIGRVARLHHPNLVAVKGCCYDHGDRYIVYEFIVNGPLDRWLHHIPRGGRSLDWAMRMKIATTLAQGIAFLHDKVKPHVVHRDIRASNVLLDEEFGAHLMGVGLSKFVPYEVMHERTVMAGGTYGYLAPEFVYRNELTTKSDVYSFGVLLLEIVSGRRPAQAVDSVGWQSIFEWATPLVQAHRYPDLLDPHISSSSSDIPEAGVIQKVVDLVYACTQHVPSMRPRMSHVVHQLQQLAQPPIVK; from the exons atgAAGCTGACACTAGCTGATCTGCAACTTGTACTGCTCCTCATTACTTGTGCTCTGCTCCGCGTACAAGCTTCG ggaTTTAACGGCTCGAGTGAAGCTGGTAAAGGTGTGT CATCGTGTCCTAATGGTTGGGTCATTGGCCTTAATAAAAGTAAATGCTTTGGTTATATGCGAAGCTCCCAGTCATGGAATGAGTCAGAGACCCTCTGTAAAGGTTATGGTGGGCATTTGCTAGCAttaacatcatttcaagaactGAGCTTTGCTCGTAGCCTATGTGGTGAAGTTGCCAAAGGCTGTTGGATTGGAGGAAGAGGTATCAACTCTACTATCGGCTCTGGTTGGAAGTGGTCAGATAATACATATTATTGGAATGCGTCCATCTTTCCTGATGCAACTGTTCAATCCAATTGCTCTAGTTTGTCCTGCCACATCAACAATTCGTTTGATTTATGTACACTGGTGACTAATGGATCAGCATCTCTTGTTAGTGAGAAATGCAACATGTCTCATGCTTTTATATGCATGATTGATATAG GAAGCATATGCCACCACTTGCACTGCCACAAGGAATATCTTATCATCCTTGCAGTTGTAAGTGGCTTGATCCTCTGCACCACATTAGCTGTAGTAGTTTGGCTTCTTGCCTACAAGCGGAGCAAGAAGCGCAGACGGTCTCGCAAACTATCTAATCCGGCAGCTTCTGCATTAGTCCCCCCATCATGGAAAGTCTTCGCCAAAGAGGAACTAAAGTCAATTACAAAGAACTTTAGTGAAGGAAACCGTCTAGTTGGAGATGCCAAGACGGGTGGCACGTATAGTGGCCTTCTACCTGATGGCTCAAGGGTGGCAGTTAAGAGGTTGAAGAGATCTAGCTTTCAGAGGAAAAAGGAGTTCTATTCTGAAATTGGAAGGGTTGCAAGGCTTCACCATCCAAATTTGGTGGCCGTAAAGGGATGTTGCTATGATCATGGTGACCGCTACATTGTTTACGAGTTCATAGTTAATGGGCCCTTGGATAGATGGCTACACCACATCCCAAGGGGGGGCCGGAGCTTAGATTGGGCTATGAGAATGAAAATTGCCACAACTCTTGCTCAAGGAATTgc ATTCCTGCATGACAAGGTTAAGCCACATGTTGTGCATCGAGATATACGTGCCAGTAATGTACTACTTGATGAAGAGTTTGGAGCACATTTAATGGGGGTTGGCCTATCAAAGTTTGTGCCATATGAAGTGATGCATGAGCGGACTGTGATGGCTGGTGGCACGTATGGATACCTTGCTCCAGAATTTGTGTACAGAAATGAGCTTACAACAAAGAGTGATGTATATAGTTTTGGTGTGCTGCTGCTTGAAATTGTGAGTGGGCGTAGGCCTGCACAGGCAGTTGATTCGGTAGGTTGGCAGAGTATTTTTGAATGGGCTACGCCTCTGGTTCAGGCTCATCGCTACCCAGATCTCTTGGATCCtcacatatcttcttcttcttctgatatTCCGGAGGCTGGTGTCATTCAAAAGGTGGTAGACCTTGTTTACGCTTGCACACAGCATGTCCCATCTATGCGCCCCAGAATGTCTCATGTTGTCCATCAGCTGCAACAGTTGGCCCAGCCACCTATTGTAAAGTGA
- the LOC133862037 gene encoding C-type lectin receptor-like tyrosine-protein kinase At1g52310 isoform X4 produces MKLTLADLQLVLLLITCALLRVQASGFNGSSEAGKASCPNGWVIGLNKSKCFGYMRSSQSWNESETLCKGYGGHLLALTSFQELSFARSLCGEVAKGCWIGGRGINSTIGSGWKWSDNTYYWNASIFPDATVQSNCSSLSCHINNSFDLCTLVTNGSASLVSEKCNMSHAFICMIDIGSICHHLHCHKEYLIILAVVSGLILCTTLAVVVWLLAYKRSKKRRRSRKLSNPAASALVPPSWKVFAKEELKSITKNFSEGNRLVGDAKTGGTYSGLLPDGSRVAVKRLKRSSFQRKKEFYSEIGRVARLHHPNLVAVKGCCYDHGDRYIVYEFIVNGPLDRWLHHIPRGGRSLDWAMRMKIATTLAQGIAFLHDKVKPHVVHRDIRASNVLLDEEFGAHLMGVGLSKFVPYEVMHERTVMAGGTYGYLAPEFVYRNELTTKSDVYSFGVLLLEIVSGRRPAQAVDSVGWQSIFEWATPLVQAHRYPDLLDPHISSSSSDIPEAGVIQKVVDLVYACTQHVPSMRPRMSHVVHQLQQLAQPPIVK; encoded by the exons atgAAGCTGACACTAGCTGATCTGCAACTTGTACTGCTCCTCATTACTTGTGCTCTGCTCCGCGTACAAGCTTCG ggaTTTAACGGCTCGAGTGAAGCTGGTAAAG CATCGTGTCCTAATGGTTGGGTCATTGGCCTTAATAAAAGTAAATGCTTTGGTTATATGCGAAGCTCCCAGTCATGGAATGAGTCAGAGACCCTCTGTAAAGGTTATGGTGGGCATTTGCTAGCAttaacatcatttcaagaactGAGCTTTGCTCGTAGCCTATGTGGTGAAGTTGCCAAAGGCTGTTGGATTGGAGGAAGAGGTATCAACTCTACTATCGGCTCTGGTTGGAAGTGGTCAGATAATACATATTATTGGAATGCGTCCATCTTTCCTGATGCAACTGTTCAATCCAATTGCTCTAGTTTGTCCTGCCACATCAACAATTCGTTTGATTTATGTACACTGGTGACTAATGGATCAGCATCTCTTGTTAGTGAGAAATGCAACATGTCTCATGCTTTTATATGCATGATTGATATAG GAAGCATATGCCACCACTTGCACTGCCACAAGGAATATCTTATCATCCTTGCAGTTGTAAGTGGCTTGATCCTCTGCACCACATTAGCTGTAGTAGTTTGGCTTCTTGCCTACAAGCGGAGCAAGAAGCGCAGACGGTCTCGCAAACTATCTAATCCGGCAGCTTCTGCATTAGTCCCCCCATCATGGAAAGTCTTCGCCAAAGAGGAACTAAAGTCAATTACAAAGAACTTTAGTGAAGGAAACCGTCTAGTTGGAGATGCCAAGACGGGTGGCACGTATAGTGGCCTTCTACCTGATGGCTCAAGGGTGGCAGTTAAGAGGTTGAAGAGATCTAGCTTTCAGAGGAAAAAGGAGTTCTATTCTGAAATTGGAAGGGTTGCAAGGCTTCACCATCCAAATTTGGTGGCCGTAAAGGGATGTTGCTATGATCATGGTGACCGCTACATTGTTTACGAGTTCATAGTTAATGGGCCCTTGGATAGATGGCTACACCACATCCCAAGGGGGGGCCGGAGCTTAGATTGGGCTATGAGAATGAAAATTGCCACAACTCTTGCTCAAGGAATTgc ATTCCTGCATGACAAGGTTAAGCCACATGTTGTGCATCGAGATATACGTGCCAGTAATGTACTACTTGATGAAGAGTTTGGAGCACATTTAATGGGGGTTGGCCTATCAAAGTTTGTGCCATATGAAGTGATGCATGAGCGGACTGTGATGGCTGGTGGCACGTATGGATACCTTGCTCCAGAATTTGTGTACAGAAATGAGCTTACAACAAAGAGTGATGTATATAGTTTTGGTGTGCTGCTGCTTGAAATTGTGAGTGGGCGTAGGCCTGCACAGGCAGTTGATTCGGTAGGTTGGCAGAGTATTTTTGAATGGGCTACGCCTCTGGTTCAGGCTCATCGCTACCCAGATCTCTTGGATCCtcacatatcttcttcttcttctgatatTCCGGAGGCTGGTGTCATTCAAAAGGTGGTAGACCTTGTTTACGCTTGCACACAGCATGTCCCATCTATGCGCCCCAGAATGTCTCATGTTGTCCATCAGCTGCAACAGTTGGCCCAGCCACCTATTGTAAAGTGA
- the LOC133862037 gene encoding C-type lectin receptor-like tyrosine-protein kinase At1g52310 isoform X2, with amino-acid sequence MKLTLADLQLVLLLITCALLRVQASVNTGFNGSSEAGKASCPNGWVIGLNKSKCFGYMRSSQSWNESETLCKGYGGHLLALTSFQELSFARSLCGEVAKGCWIGGRGINSTIGSGWKWSDNTYYWNASIFPDATVQSNCSSLSCHINNSFDLCTLVTNGSASLVSEKCNMSHAFICMIDIGSICHHLHCHKEYLIILAVVSGLILCTTLAVVVWLLAYKRSKKRRRSRKLSNPAASALVPPSWKVFAKEELKSITKNFSEGNRLVGDAKTGGTYSGLLPDGSRVAVKRLKRSSFQRKKEFYSEIGRVARLHHPNLVAVKGCCYDHGDRYIVYEFIVNGPLDRWLHHIPRGGRSLDWAMRMKIATTLAQGIAFLHDKVKPHVVHRDIRASNVLLDEEFGAHLMGVGLSKFVPYEVMHERTVMAGGTYGYLAPEFVYRNELTTKSDVYSFGVLLLEIVSGRRPAQAVDSVGWQSIFEWATPLVQAHRYPDLLDPHISSSSSDIPEAGVIQKVVDLVYACTQHVPSMRPRMSHVVHQLQQLAQPPIVK; translated from the exons atgAAGCTGACACTAGCTGATCTGCAACTTGTACTGCTCCTCATTACTTGTGCTCTGCTCCGCGTACAAGCTTCGGTAAATACA ggaTTTAACGGCTCGAGTGAAGCTGGTAAAG CATCGTGTCCTAATGGTTGGGTCATTGGCCTTAATAAAAGTAAATGCTTTGGTTATATGCGAAGCTCCCAGTCATGGAATGAGTCAGAGACCCTCTGTAAAGGTTATGGTGGGCATTTGCTAGCAttaacatcatttcaagaactGAGCTTTGCTCGTAGCCTATGTGGTGAAGTTGCCAAAGGCTGTTGGATTGGAGGAAGAGGTATCAACTCTACTATCGGCTCTGGTTGGAAGTGGTCAGATAATACATATTATTGGAATGCGTCCATCTTTCCTGATGCAACTGTTCAATCCAATTGCTCTAGTTTGTCCTGCCACATCAACAATTCGTTTGATTTATGTACACTGGTGACTAATGGATCAGCATCTCTTGTTAGTGAGAAATGCAACATGTCTCATGCTTTTATATGCATGATTGATATAG GAAGCATATGCCACCACTTGCACTGCCACAAGGAATATCTTATCATCCTTGCAGTTGTAAGTGGCTTGATCCTCTGCACCACATTAGCTGTAGTAGTTTGGCTTCTTGCCTACAAGCGGAGCAAGAAGCGCAGACGGTCTCGCAAACTATCTAATCCGGCAGCTTCTGCATTAGTCCCCCCATCATGGAAAGTCTTCGCCAAAGAGGAACTAAAGTCAATTACAAAGAACTTTAGTGAAGGAAACCGTCTAGTTGGAGATGCCAAGACGGGTGGCACGTATAGTGGCCTTCTACCTGATGGCTCAAGGGTGGCAGTTAAGAGGTTGAAGAGATCTAGCTTTCAGAGGAAAAAGGAGTTCTATTCTGAAATTGGAAGGGTTGCAAGGCTTCACCATCCAAATTTGGTGGCCGTAAAGGGATGTTGCTATGATCATGGTGACCGCTACATTGTTTACGAGTTCATAGTTAATGGGCCCTTGGATAGATGGCTACACCACATCCCAAGGGGGGGCCGGAGCTTAGATTGGGCTATGAGAATGAAAATTGCCACAACTCTTGCTCAAGGAATTgc ATTCCTGCATGACAAGGTTAAGCCACATGTTGTGCATCGAGATATACGTGCCAGTAATGTACTACTTGATGAAGAGTTTGGAGCACATTTAATGGGGGTTGGCCTATCAAAGTTTGTGCCATATGAAGTGATGCATGAGCGGACTGTGATGGCTGGTGGCACGTATGGATACCTTGCTCCAGAATTTGTGTACAGAAATGAGCTTACAACAAAGAGTGATGTATATAGTTTTGGTGTGCTGCTGCTTGAAATTGTGAGTGGGCGTAGGCCTGCACAGGCAGTTGATTCGGTAGGTTGGCAGAGTATTTTTGAATGGGCTACGCCTCTGGTTCAGGCTCATCGCTACCCAGATCTCTTGGATCCtcacatatcttcttcttcttctgatatTCCGGAGGCTGGTGTCATTCAAAAGGTGGTAGACCTTGTTTACGCTTGCACACAGCATGTCCCATCTATGCGCCCCAGAATGTCTCATGTTGTCCATCAGCTGCAACAGTTGGCCCAGCCACCTATTGTAAAGTGA